From Corticium candelabrum chromosome 9, ooCorCand1.1, whole genome shotgun sequence:
gcgatcgtgatcaagacaattgaaatgtacagtctaggtatgcactcagttccgttgtaacgacagtggtatggtagtcactgacatagaaattgatatcagcaaacattgactatcaacagtgttagatgcagcacagtacgtgtagtaaaggattgatcatactgtagtatgggacgtgtgaatagtaactgtaggtggcattcaactcctgaaggtgtttcttggttgtcaagtacacacagtccctagctacaatagaAAAGGATGGGTCGACGGTAGTTCAGCAAGCGTTTTCTTCGAgatttggtcacttgcacaaatcgttcttagactcatctgtagtcggacatggaaacgatttttaaggtaggtcctatcatgatatgtggtcgtggggaggagaaagttgagatttgtgtgtacacacacacacacacacacacacacacattttattttttttatatagccaaatatatatatatatatatatatatatatatatatatatatatatatatatatataagctcgatggagacccatataggaccacgtccatttctgttgtgcgacccggattagaattTAAGCCTCGCTAAGCTCGGCAAGTAGGAATACCGATTATAAAAACCCATAAATCTCTTGCACTAAAGCACAAAAATAACTGTATTGTACTTAGGAAGAAAGATTACAAGTAAGTCCAGATCATTCTTGTTACCAGAGACTGCAGCCAATGAATCTGCCGGTCAGGTCTCTTGAATGTGTCTGCTGTCACAATGCTGGCTTGATCAAATAAATGCTCATGCTCCTATAATTGACACAGCACAATTCGATATATGTAATATCCAAATAACCGCagagacagccagacaaaaaGTATTGTAAAAATGGTCCCCACATAATATGATACTGGTTGCCTGGGAACTGGTGTTACAAGCATACAGGCAACAAATCTGGAAAtacgacacaaacacactcttACCTTCTTTAGCTCTTGCTGAAGTAAGGGATTGTTTGTTATGATAGCAAATTGGAGTTCTAAGTCTCTTTCGACTGATCGGTAGCCTAGCAGTTCGAAAATATCAAGGTATAAAATGACAACTTACATTGTATAGCTGCTGACCATAGTTTGACGATCCAACCATAGTTAAAACTGGAAGCTCGTCGTACGGCAAGTAATACCACATACCTACATATCATGAATCATATAATCAATTAAGTCAAGTGCAAGTTTTTAAGCAGATGTAGATATAATCATGTCCTCAAAATTAACTTAAGTAAGCTACTTATGAATTGTATGGAACATTACCTTTTCCATGAAATGTCCATCCGTCTCTTGTATACTCCTCTAGTAACACCCGACTTGTCTGTTGCTCACATACCAGTCGGTTGTGAAACCACCGAGCTATATGAAGGTATGCATAAGGGATGTGACCAGCTGCTCCGTTTGCACCAAGAAAACCATTTGCCTATCAAATCAGAATACTATGTTACACAAAATTCAAACACAGAGAATGCAaattcaaatacacacaaacaaatggacaaacaaacaaacagacaatacatAAAACAGCAAGCAATCAATAATAAATCGAGATGATTTACCTCTGGAGACGCAGCCAAAATTCTGTAGTGACCTTGTGACCTCATTATTAGGTTGACATAGTCATCAGTCAAATTGAAATATCCGGAAGCAAGAAGTGTACGACATCCAGGAAGACTGTGTCTAAGTAATTCTGACATCATTCTCTGATCTTGACGTACATTGTACGACCCCATCTGAACAAAGGGATATATCCATGTGTCTGTATTGAGCCTCTTGTCAGCCTTAATGTCCGTTATAGGTTTTGGTTTGATTAATTTCTGCACACTTAGTCTGAATGACTCCGCAAATTGAGTTCTTGTCCACATGGAGAGAGGATCAATCTCTCCTGCTTTCAGAGAATTATCTGGTTGGAGTGAATACGAATGAGCCGCAACTGCATTGACTAACTGCTCACAGAAGTCACCAAGTTCTGGGCACTCCCTGATAAGAATATATCGgtcctgtctgtttgtaaaataGGATTCACTCAGATTAGCACtgcaaatatatacataaTGATTAGAAGACACGTATGCTGACATCAAAAAGAGACAAactatgtcacacacacacacacacacacacacacacacacacacacacacacacacacacacacacacatgcacacacacacacatgccatcatcatcatatttattgttaattatttattgttaattacgattattttttgttatgcAACCAAATTTTTTgagtatttatttattttcaatACCCAGAGACAAGAAGATCATCATCAAACAAGAATATTTTAATATGTTGCAGTCCCACTGTTTCATTGAATTTTTCTGGTATAATGTATTTGAATAACTGATTGAGCACAGGCGTGTGATACAAAGACACTCTCATTCTCTCCATGTGAGACTTCACTAACGGCACCAGCATCAAACGAGAGTTATCCGTCCCTCTTGATCCACGGATGCAATCAAGCAGCACATGAACATGTAGTGGACAGTCAACGCCACAATCCTTGA
This genomic window contains:
- the LOC134184544 gene encoding CDP-diacylglycerol--glycerol-3-phosphate 3-phosphatidyltransferase, mitochondrial-like isoform X3 produces the protein MAALYLGTDRLERELVDCFESRLKDCGVDCPLHVHVLLDCIRGSRGTDNSRLMLVPLVKSHMERMRVSLYHTPVLNQLFKYIIPEKFNETVGLQHIKIFLFDDDLLVSGANLSESYFTNRQDRYILIRECPELGDFCEQLVNAVAAHSYSLQPDNSLKAGEIDPLSMWTRTQFAESFRLSVQKLIKPKPITDIKADKRLNTDTWIYPFVQMGSYNVRQDQRMMSELLRHSLPGCRTLLASGYFNLTDDYVNLIMRSQGHYRILAASPEANGFLGANGAAGHIPYAYLHIARWFHNRLVCEQQTSRVLLEEYTRDGWTFHGKGMWYYLPYDELPVLTMVGSSNYGYRSVERDLELQFAIITNNPLLQQELKKEHEHLFDQASIVTADTFKRPDRQIHWLQSLVTRMIWTYL
- the LOC134184544 gene encoding CDP-diacylglycerol--glycerol-3-phosphate 3-phosphatidyltransferase, mitochondrial-like isoform X1 → MLRAWRRVNLLHCLSCDFSTRMFMGSTEAISADTLLIDLARHAPIFPVKSSNISVLHEPCQFYDTLKAGILKSERRIVMAALYLGTDRLERELVDCFESRLKDCGVDCPLHVHVLLDCIRGSRGTDNSRLMLVPLVKSHMERMRVSLYHTPVLNQLFKYIIPEKFNETVGLQHIKIFLFDDDLLVSGANLSESYFTNRQDRYILIRECPELGDFCEQLVNAVAAHSYSLQPDNSLKAGEIDPLSMWTRTQFAESFRLSVQKLIKPKPITDIKADKRLNTDTWIYPFVQMGSYNVRQDQRMMSELLRHSLPGCRTLLASGYFNLTDDYVNLIMRSQGHYRILAASPEANGFLGANGAAGHIPYAYLHIARWFHNRLVCEQQTSRVLLEEYTRDGWTFHGKGMWYYLPYDELPVLTMVGSSNYGYRSVERDLELQFAIITNNPLLQQELKKEHEHLFDQASIVTADTFKRPDRQIHWLQSLVTRMIWTYL
- the LOC134184544 gene encoding CDP-diacylglycerol--glycerol-3-phosphate 3-phosphatidyltransferase, mitochondrial-like isoform X2; translated protein: MAGILKSERRIVMAALYLGTDRLERELVDCFESRLKDCGVDCPLHVHVLLDCIRGSRGTDNSRLMLVPLVKSHMERMRVSLYHTPVLNQLFKYIIPEKFNETVGLQHIKIFLFDDDLLVSGANLSESYFTNRQDRYILIRECPELGDFCEQLVNAVAAHSYSLQPDNSLKAGEIDPLSMWTRTQFAESFRLSVQKLIKPKPITDIKADKRLNTDTWIYPFVQMGSYNVRQDQRMMSELLRHSLPGCRTLLASGYFNLTDDYVNLIMRSQGHYRILAASPEANGFLGANGAAGHIPYAYLHIARWFHNRLVCEQQTSRVLLEEYTRDGWTFHGKGMWYYLPYDELPVLTMVGSSNYGYRSVERDLELQFAIITNNPLLQQELKKEHEHLFDQASIVTADTFKRPDRQIHWLQSLVTRMIWTYL